The following are encoded in a window of bacterium genomic DNA:
- a CDS encoding HAD-IA family hydrolase: MRLVRPVTHVLFDMDGVLLDTEKLYTEATQRIVGRFGKVFDWSVKGNMIGRPAMDSARYLVRALALPIGPEQYLAEREILFRTLMPTADAMPGARELVEGLDARGVPVAVATSSARPLYDLKTTRHRDWFARFGAVVTADDPRVVHGKPAPDIFLVAARDLGATPASCVVIEDAPSGVAAGRAAGMQVIAVPDPAMDRARYADADLVLDSLHDLTPADLGF; encoded by the coding sequence ATGCGGCTCGTGCGTCCCGTCACCCACGTCCTCTTCGACATGGACGGCGTCCTCCTCGACACCGAGAAGCTCTACACCGAGGCGACGCAACGGATCGTGGGCCGCTTCGGCAAGGTCTTCGACTGGTCGGTGAAGGGCAACATGATCGGCCGGCCGGCGATGGACTCGGCACGCTACCTGGTCCGCGCGCTCGCGCTGCCGATCGGCCCCGAGCAGTACCTCGCCGAGCGCGAGATCCTCTTCCGGACGCTCATGCCGACGGCCGACGCCATGCCCGGCGCGCGCGAGCTGGTCGAGGGGCTCGACGCGCGCGGCGTGCCGGTCGCCGTAGCCACCAGCTCCGCACGTCCGCTGTACGACTTGAAGACGACGCGCCACCGCGACTGGTTCGCGCGCTTCGGCGCGGTCGTCACCGCCGACGACCCCCGCGTCGTGCACGGCAAGCCGGCGCCCGACATCTTCCTCGTCGCGGCGCGGGACCTCGGGGCGACGCCCGCGTCGTGCGTGGTGATCGAGGACGCGCCGTCCGGCGTCGCCGCCGGCCGCGCCGCCGGCATGCAGGTGATCGCGGTGCCCGACCCGGCCATGGATCGCGCCCGCTACGCCGACGCCGACCTCGTCCTCGACTCCCTGCACGACCTGACGCCGGCCGACCTCGGCTTCTGA
- a CDS encoding PaaI family thioesterase yields the protein MPTPDGAEVRFTEDGGCFGCSQTNPSGLRMRFRRRGEGVHAAYTVADQFHGAPGVVHGGIVATLLDEVSCVAIFALSDHWVVTGEITVRYERACPVDAALEMSARVADRSHPRYWVVEGAIHAGGERVARSTGKFFLRDHSPIAP from the coding sequence GTGCCTACACCCGACGGCGCGGAGGTGCGCTTCACCGAGGACGGCGGCTGCTTCGGCTGCTCGCAGACGAATCCATCCGGGCTGCGCATGCGCTTCCGGCGGCGCGGCGAGGGCGTGCACGCGGCGTACACCGTCGCGGACCAGTTCCACGGCGCGCCGGGGGTGGTGCACGGCGGCATCGTGGCGACGCTGCTCGACGAGGTGTCGTGCGTCGCCATCTTCGCGCTGAGCGACCACTGGGTCGTCACCGGCGAGATCACCGTGCGCTACGAGCGCGCCTGTCCGGTCGACGCGGCGCTCGAGATGAGCGCGCGCGTCGCCGACCGCTCGCACCCGCGGTACTGGGTGGTCGAAGGCGCGATCCACGCCGGCGGCGAGCGCGTCGCCCGCTCCACCGGCAAGTTCTTCCTGCGCGACCATTCGCCGATCGCGCCCTGA
- a CDS encoding CoA transferase has protein sequence MAGPLEGFRVVELGVWVAGPSAGGILADWGAEVVKIEPPDGGDPFRGMYLAVAGAELPANPPFELDNRGKRSVALNLQTPEGRALALALIDRADVFLTNIRPAALRRLGLDWPDLQARNPRLVYGRVTGYGEDGPDADRPSYDIGAFWSRSGIAAALAPPDGDPPFQRGAMGDHTAGMTLAGGISAALLARERNGQGQLVTTSLLRVGVYVLGWDTNAALRLGIQATPMTRDYTPNPVISAYKAGCGRWFWLLGLQGQRHWPDLVRAIDKPEWLTDPRFATMRARREHVRELVPLLDALFAERARDEWGAAFDRAGMWWAPVQTVNEVVDDPQAAAAGAWVDVPVAEGGTARMVASPVDFSATRWAPAGASPECGQHTEEVLLELGCDWERIGALKEAGIIP, from the coding sequence ATGGCAGGACCGCTCGAAGGGTTCCGCGTCGTCGAGCTGGGCGTCTGGGTGGCGGGTCCGTCTGCCGGCGGCATCCTCGCCGACTGGGGCGCCGAGGTCGTCAAGATCGAGCCGCCCGACGGCGGCGACCCGTTCCGCGGCATGTACCTCGCCGTCGCCGGCGCCGAGCTGCCGGCGAATCCGCCGTTCGAGCTCGACAACCGCGGCAAGCGCAGCGTCGCGCTGAATCTCCAGACGCCCGAGGGCCGCGCGCTCGCGCTGGCGCTGATCGACCGCGCCGACGTCTTCCTCACCAACATCCGCCCCGCCGCGCTGCGCCGCCTCGGCCTCGACTGGCCCGACCTGCAGGCGCGCAACCCGCGCCTCGTCTACGGCCGCGTCACCGGCTACGGCGAGGACGGCCCCGACGCCGATCGGCCGTCGTACGACATCGGCGCCTTCTGGTCGCGCTCGGGCATCGCCGCCGCGCTCGCCCCGCCCGACGGCGACCCGCCCTTCCAGCGCGGCGCCATGGGCGATCACACCGCCGGCATGACGCTCGCCGGCGGCATCAGCGCCGCGCTGCTCGCGCGCGAGCGCAACGGCCAGGGCCAGCTCGTCACCACCTCGCTCCTGCGCGTCGGCGTCTACGTGCTCGGCTGGGACACGAACGCCGCCCTGCGCCTCGGCATCCAGGCGACGCCGATGACGCGCGACTACACCCCGAACCCGGTGATCAGCGCCTACAAGGCCGGCTGCGGCCGCTGGTTCTGGCTGCTCGGCCTCCAGGGCCAGCGCCACTGGCCCGACCTCGTGCGCGCCATCGACAAGCCCGAGTGGCTCACCGACCCGCGCTTCGCGACCATGCGCGCCCGGCGCGAGCACGTCCGCGAGCTGGTGCCGCTGCTCGACGCCCTCTTCGCCGAAAGGGCGCGCGACGAGTGGGGCGCCGCGTTCGACCGCGCCGGCATGTGGTGGGCACCGGTGCAGACCGTGAACGAGGTGGTCGACGACCCGCAGGCCGCCGCGGCGGGCGCGTGGGTCGACGTCCCCGTCGCCGAGGGCGGCACGGCGCGCATGGTGGCGTCGCCGGTCGACTTCTCCGCCACGCGCTGGGCGCCGGCGGGGGCGTCACCGGAATGCGGGCAGCACACCGAGGAGGTGCTGCTCGAGCTGGGCTGCGACTGGGAGCGGATCGGGGCGCTGAAGGAGGCCGGGATCATCCCGTAG